In the genome of Ictalurus punctatus breed USDA103 chromosome 3, Coco_2.0, whole genome shotgun sequence, the window CTCCTCACTGTCAACAAATCGATATCCAAATAGTTCCATAGTCGGCCCACAGACCTCTTGCACAGCTTGGGCTAATTTGAAGGGTATACTGAAACGCCACTTTTCTACCTGCTCTGAAGAGTTCTTCTGTGTAGAGTACACTCCACTGGCAACCTCTGCAGCATGTGTGTTCTTAATGATCCATTCCCTTGCCTGTGCAGTGAATGGGATCCCGGTAAACCTGTACATCTCAGCCGCTTTCTGCATGGGGTATCTGGCAATGTCCTCATAGCGCACAAGCATGTAGCGATTTTCCAGCCAATCCGGTTGGCTCAAGCCCAGCTCGGCGGACTCACGGATTTGATTGCAATTTCCTTGAAGCCTTTTCACTTCTTCATCATCAGTGGGTACCTCTCCATTTGCTGCCCAACTTTTCCAAGTCTGGTATTTGCTAGAGAAGGCTACCATTCTTGAGGCCAGGACAGCACGGGGGTCTCTCACCAGCTGAATGACCTTAATATCCAGTCTAGGATCTTCAACTAGCAAACGGAGCGAATCCAGCTGCCGGATTCTAACCGTCTTGATAGCCCTGTGCTTCTTTCTCAGACAGGACTGTGAGGCCAAGGTGAAGTTGAGAGGGCCACAGCGGCGTGTTCTGCAACGATATCTCTCAAAAACTTTCTTCTGCACTGGCGTGCACACCTGCTCCTCACACAGAGCCATGCTGGACTCACGGCGGAACAGAGCTGGAGTGACATGCTCTAGAGGAGGTGGGTTGATGAAGCTCTCCAGCAGTGAGAAGTTGCACAAGAATAGGCTTAGCAGCACATCTCGATATGCAATGGATGAGATGTTGGAATTGGGGATCCCTGTGTCCTGCGAAAGTGTCCGCTCTACATGCCACAGTGGCTCAAACAGGTAGAACATGTTGGTGCCCAGCTGGTTAAAAAACTCACCTACAAAGGAGGATCCAGTGCGAGTGGTGGCCAATAAGAGAATGTGCTTATGACCAGCCTGGTCTGTATCTACAAGCTGTGTGGAATTTACACTCATCTCACTGTCATCCAAACTGGAGCCATTGAATAATGAAAGAGGGGTTtgttgtgtctgtttgtgtgtgagctTTTCAGAGACCCTGGAAGAGACAGAAAATCTTATTCACAAATTATGAAGAAATCTTTTATATCCACTATATTTGAACAATAGCATTTAACCATTTAATCTTCCAGGACCCATGAATGGGTTCTCACTCTCAGAACTACATAATTTTACTGTTTAGTTTCagtgtagttactgaataattgaTCATAATACCTGAATATTGTATTGTAAATTACCAAGTATTAAGCTAAGCTCAAAGAGCTCACCTTGAGATAATATTGTTTTCCTTTTCAATGATGACGAGGGCCACAATGCAGATGATGAGGATAACATATTTATTCCTCATTCTTGAATAGGTTTCTGTTTGGAAATCTCTCCACAGTCTGTATGTGTAGCTATTCAGGTTCATCTCATGTCAGGACATGACGTACAGTTGACCTGCAGCAAACCACACAATTTGAAAATATCTTCTTCTTGTTCACattctgtatactgtatgttgcaTTGCATTGTACAGAGTGGATCAGAGTACCCGCTAtgcaaaatacagaaaataagcTAACCAGCTGCTTGTGTGTTAAAAATTAGACGGCTAACATTGAGAGATTCATGACTATTTAGCACAGGTAAGAGACCCATCACAGTGAGACAATCTGAGCTTTGTTCCTCCAGATCCAATAAATAGCAACTACTGTCATCACCTTCCCACTAATAGCAGTGAGCTGAAATGCCTTCAACAGGACACAATGACTTTTGTAAAGACTTGAGTATATTCAGCTGAAGACAATATAACTGTGGCACCGCCCTACGAGCTCTGTTAATAAAGAACAGGCCACGAGAACACGAGCTGTGAGTTCTACAGTAAGACTCACATGCAGTGGCATGCGCTGCCACTGACTACAGTGTAGGAGAATGTGTTGAATGTTTTGCTAGAAATTTTCTAGATAAATCTAAaagataaatgataaatgtaaaaGGCACTAGCTGTTAATGAACTATCTTCTTAAAATTTAAGAAATGCCTTTAGTCGGACCTAGCAGATAGTTGTATTAATGTTTAAGATTTTTAATCAAGTTTACTCTTAGGCATTGATGACTTCTGAGAATGAAAAGAATCGAGATCCAAGATCcccatttttgttttattgatgtaatttataaaaatgtgacatttttgcGATTtctgaaaatcaatattttcaTTGCAGCTTCACTGCTAATATTAAATTGACTGATTACTGAGCTgcctactattattactaaaaTTGTACGCATTGTATGCATATTATACTGGTATACTGgtattgtatattatttaatatggTTATTGTGTAAGCACTCAGTATTATCGGTTACTCTTATGACAAAGcaaaattaaataagtaaggaaagAAACACTTTACGATGTACTGTTATAGACAAATAATCAAAGAAGAGGTGGTGTTATAGAGCCTGACATAAAgcggttgattattttcccataacagcatgtcccaaagtatattatttcacttataccacagcaattttccaatcaataaatgtttcatttattaatgcacAACCTATAATTTTAACTGGTGGCTATAAATCTATGGAGTTTTCtacaaaacgaaaaaaaaaactacaccagAGATATTACTAGAAAGGCCAGTTTTTAAGATGTTGGCAGCCTTAAAATGCATTGCCTACTTTGTCTACAGATGAGTTCTGAAATGTTAACTGTTTGTTCTCAGATaacaaacatccatccattttctgtagcgcttatcctacacagggttgcggggagcctggggGCGTATTACAGAAACGTTCTATCTTAAGTCTTAAGTTAAGATCTGATAAGTTAAATTAGGATTATTCACAAATTCATATTACAGAAGCCAATCTTAACTTGATTTAAGATTCTTATCTTATCCTACAAAATCTTATCTctagttaagaaatcttaaacTGGTCCATCGAGTTCGATAATCAGCTCTCAGGTCTGTTATCAAGCAACCAACTACAACTGTGAAGtaaattttcattaaaatggaGTATGTTGAATAGTAAAATCACTTGAACTATGACTGGTAATGCTTCCGTGATGGTTCGTTAGCTTCTGTAATGTTGGTCACAATTTTGGTGCTAACTACATTATCATATTTCATGGAAGTCTGTAAT includes:
- the chst3a gene encoding carbohydrate sulfotransferase 3a isoform X1; the protein is MNLNSYTYRLWRDFQTETYSRMRNKYVILIICIVALVIIEKENNIISRVSEKLTHKQTQQTPLSLFNGSSLDDSEMSVNSTQLVDTDQAGHKHILLLATTRTGSSFVGEFFNQLGTNMFYLFEPLWHVERTLSQDTGIPNSNISSIAYRDVLLSLFLCNFSLLESFINPPPLEHVTPALFRRESSMALCEEQVCTPVQKKVFERYRCRTRRCGPLNFTLASQSCLRKKHRAIKTVRIRQLDSLRLLVEDPRLDIKVIQLVRDPRAVLASRMVAFSSKYQTWKSWAANGEVPTDDEEVKRLQGNCNQIRESAELGLSQPDWLENRYMLVRYEDIARYPMQKAAEMYRFTGIPFTAQAREWIIKNTHAAEVASGVYSTQKNSSEQVEKWRFSIPFKLAQAVQEVCGPTMELFGYRFVDSEETLVNRSISLLEEKQFNVSYVTDYNS
- the chst3a gene encoding carbohydrate sulfotransferase 3a isoform X2; protein product: MNLNSYTYRLWRDFQTETYSRMRNKYVILIICIVALVIIEKENNIISRVSEKLTHKQTQQTPLSLFNGSSLDDSEMSVNSTQLVDTDQAGHKHILLLATTRTGSSFVGEFFNQLGTNMFYLFEPLWHVERTLSQDTGIPNSNISSIAYRDVLLSLFLCNFSLLESFINPPPLEHVTPALFRRESSMALCEEQVCTPVQKKVFERYRCRTRRCGPLNFTLASQSCLRKKHRAIKTVRIRQLDSLRLLVEDPRLDIKVIQLVRDPRAVLASRMVAFSSKYQTWKSWAANGEVPTDDEEVKRLQGNCNQIRESAELGLSQPDWLENRYMLVRYEDIARYPMQKAAEMYRFTGIPFTAQAREWIIKNTHAAEVASGVYSTQKNSSEQDMLHPLSELFGANCGSPSC